A genomic window from Arthrobacter sp. FW305-BF8 includes:
- a CDS encoding GYD domain-containing protein: MPLYLSRFSYTPETWARLISNPEDRRKAAQAYIESVGGKLHGFWYAFGTHDGYNLWEAPNNVSMAAVALAISGGGALGSFETTVLLTVEETMDAMRQAAQIRYQPPGTPEQPEVTVD; encoded by the coding sequence ATGCCCCTCTATCTATCCAGGTTCAGCTACACACCGGAAACGTGGGCAAGGCTGATTAGCAACCCGGAAGACCGACGAAAGGCCGCACAGGCCTACATCGAATCGGTCGGCGGGAAGCTCCACGGATTCTGGTACGCCTTCGGCACGCACGACGGCTACAACCTGTGGGAGGCCCCCAACAACGTGTCGATGGCTGCGGTAGCACTGGCGATCAGCGGAGGCGGAGCGCTGGGCTCCTTTGAAACAACAGTGCTCCTGACGGTCGAGGAAACGATGGACGCAATGCGGCAGGCAGCGCAGATCAGGTACCAGCCTCCGGGCACCCCGGAGCAGCCCGAGGTTACCGTCGACTGA